The Bacillus sp. B-jedd sequence CTTCTTCGAAAAGACCCCTTTTTCCGCCGCGCCTTGCTCCCGAAAAAGCCCCTTCTTCATAGCCGAAAAGCTCACTTTCCAGAAGCGATTCGGACAATGCAGCGCAATTCACCCTGACAAATTTATTGAATTTCCTATCGCTCGCATTGTGGATCGCATGGGCGAAAAGTTCTTTTCCTGTGCCTGATTCCCCCCGCAACAAAACCGTAGCAGGAGTCTTGGCCGCCAATTTTGCCTGTTCAATTGCCAGAAGCATTTCTTCCGACTGTCCGATTATATCTTCAAACGTATATTTGGCTTCCAATGTCCTAATAATTTGCCGAGCTCTTGTCAGTTCCCTATTCAATGACTGGATCTCCGACATATCATGGATGACGCCTACACTTCCTTTAAGCTTTCCCTCAACAATGATAGGTGCGACGTTTACGACAACCTCTTTTTTATTTGGTCCCACTCTCATTGGAACCCCACGTACAGGCCTTCTTGTCTGAAGGACCTTCATATGCATGCTTTCGCCTTCAGAAATATCAGCGGTGGCCGGCTGGCCAATGACTTGGTCCCTATTGAGCCCGGTTATTCGGTTATAGGCAGGATTGACTAGAATTCCGCGGCCCTCTTCATCGACAACTGAAATGGCATCATCACTTGACTGGATGATTGCTTCAAGCATCGTTTGAATTTCTTTCAGGTTTGTTATTTCTTCCGCAAGACGGACAACCTCTGTAATGTCCTTGAAAACCGCGAAGGCTCCGATCGAATTATCGTTTTCATCAATTATCGGAATTCGTGTAGTAATGATTTTCGTTCCATTTCCGAGAACCATTTCCTGATTCGCCTCGGTTTTTTTCGATTCCATTACGATAGGAAGCCTACTGGCCGGAATGACTTCCAGCACATGTTTACCGATTGCACGCCGGCGGTCGACATTAATCATTTCAGCTGCCCGCCTGTTCAACAAGGTAATAATTCCTTTTTTATCGATGACAACCATGCCATCGTCGGTTGAATTAAAAATCAAATCATGCTTATTCGTCTCGTTCTTTAGCCGTTCAATCAAATCCTCTTTCTCTTCCATCAGTGTGGAAATCAGAAATGCAACACTTCCCGGTATAAGAATCGTTTCCCTGGGTACAGTTTGCCTTAATTCAGGGAAAACCTCCGGGTTACCAGTGACATCAATGACGATATCGATTTCCTTGCCGATGAACGGCTTCCAGTCAGTACCTGTTGAAATGCCTTTTCTCTTTGCAAGCAAAACTCCCGGCGCATCAAGATTTCTATCCACGACTGCCTTAACATTGAGGACTTCGGTTTCTTTCAGCATTTTTAAAATGGCGGTTCCGCCCTTGCCTGCGCCGATAATCATGATTCCCGGCAATTCCCTGTCCCCCTTTAAGAAGAGTTCCTTTACTCTGGCAAACAATTTCATGTTTTAATCAATAAAGCCTGCAACCTTTTTCATGTTTATTGTATCTTTTCTCAACCTTCTTGACAAATTTGAATCTTGGACTATGATTTTGCTGAAGAGGAATAACCCAATGACTGTTTTATTGGGTATTGGAAGGATTGTCGAGATGAACCGCATAGCAGCACTTTTAGTCATGTTGATTCCTGGTTTTCTGGCTGCCTACGGAATCAAACTGATGCGCGATATGGTTTTTGGAAGATTGCAGCAGCCATTTCCTTATCTGTGGCTCCAATTTTTGGCCGGCTTAATTTTATTTGCAGCAGGGCTCGCATTCGTGGCTGGCTTTATTTTTTATCGGGATCGAAAAAGGAATAGAGTCCAGGACCGATTCAAACAAAAATAGGAAAGAGCCGTTTTCGGCTGCTTTCCTATTTTTTTGCGCTAATATCAGTGATGGATGAAAACATAGCAATTTTTTATAATTGATTATGATGCCTTGTGTTCAAGCCTTAATTTATCAGCGACCATGGCAATGAATTCCGAATTGGTTGGTTTAGCCTTTGTCATGCTGACCGTATAGCCGAACAAGGAAGAAATTGAATCGATATTTCCCCTGCTCCACGCTACCTCAATCGCATGCCTTATTGCGCGCTCAACCCTGCTGGCTGTTGTATTGTATTTCTTCGCGATATCCGGGTAAAGAACTTTCGTAATGGAACCGAGGAGTTCAATATCATTATATACCATGGAAATTGCTTCCCTTAAATACAAGTATCCTTTTATGTGAGCTGGAACCCCGATTTCGTGGATGATAGTAGTAATGCTTGCGTCAAGGTTTCTTGGCTTTTGGTCACTACTGGAACGGTAAGAGGATGATGGGCCTTTCCGGGCCATCGAAGCAGATTTTCCATTCACGGTTCGAATATGGCTGCCAAGCATCTCCATATCGAAAGGTTTTAAAATAAAGTAAGAAGCCCCTAACTCAACGGCTTTTTTCGTCACATCTTCCTGGCCAAACGCCGTCAGCATAATGACGTGCGGAAATGGACCGTTTTTTAATTCCCTCATTCTTTCGAGAACGGCGAGGCCGTCTAAATGAGGCATGATAATATCCAAAATCAACACATCAGGCCTCACCTCTTCAAGCAGTTCAAGGCATTCCTGGCCATTATGGGCGATTCCCGCCACTTCCATATCTTCCTGGGATGATATGTAATCCTCTAACAATCCCACCAGTTCCCTATTATCATCCACGACGCAAACTTTAATTTTCTTCACTCCCGGTTACCTCCTCGGATTCCATAAATAGTCTTAATAAGCATTACCTAATCTCTATTCTAATGGACATATTCGACAATGCAACAGAAAATCCTGCGAACGAGTGAAATTTTCTCAAAAAACCTTCAAAAAAGGGTTTTTTCTTTGTTTTTCTTTCATTTTCGACGCTTTTCGTGTTTCTTTACATATTTGTCGAATTATCTTTATTTAATCCTCTTTTTCCCTCAATATTTGCGAAATAACTCCCGGAAAATGAAAAAAAGTACCACAGCTACTCCCTCTGTGGCACTTCATGCTATCCAGTAATCCATCTTTGTTAACTGGCTTTTGCTTTGGGCTTTTCATATATATCAATTCCTGCTTCAGACAGCATCCATTCAATATGGACGCCATACCCCGACGTTGGATCGTTGACAAAGACATGCGTGACAGCCCCAATGACCTTTCCTGATTGGATAATAGGGCTTCCGCTCATCCCCTGGACAATTCCACCCGTTTTTGCCAATAGCTTCGGATCGGTTACTTTAAT is a genomic window containing:
- a CDS encoding DUF2627 domain-containing protein — its product is MNRIAALLVMLIPGFLAAYGIKLMRDMVFGRLQQPFPYLWLQFLAGLILFAAGLAFVAGFIFYRDRKRNRVQDRFKQK
- a CDS encoding sigma-54 interaction domain-containing protein, with protein sequence MPGIMIIGAGKGGTAILKMLKETEVLNVKAVVDRNLDAPGVLLAKRKGISTGTDWKPFIGKEIDIVIDVTGNPEVFPELRQTVPRETILIPGSVAFLISTLMEEKEDLIERLKNETNKHDLIFNSTDDGMVVIDKKGIITLLNRRAAEMINVDRRRAIGKHVLEVIPASRLPIVMESKKTEANQEMVLGNGTKIITTRIPIIDENDNSIGAFAVFKDITEVVRLAEEITNLKEIQTMLEAIIQSSDDAISVVDEEGRGILVNPAYNRITGLNRDQVIGQPATADISEGESMHMKVLQTRRPVRGVPMRVGPNKKEVVVNVAPIIVEGKLKGSVGVIHDMSEIQSLNRELTRARQIIRTLEAKYTFEDIIGQSEEMLLAIEQAKLAAKTPATVLLRGESGTGKELFAHAIHNASDRKFNKFVRVNCAALSESLLESELFGYEEGAFSGARRGGKRGLFEEANNGSIFLDEIGELSASTQAKLLRVLQEREIIRVGGTKPVPINVRIIAATNVNLEKGIAASTFREDLYYRINRLPIHIPPLRNRIEEIPLLCDRLIQKINRDYGRNVEGVTEAALLHLKQYHWPGNVRELENVLGRAIIFMGYSETVIDVKHLPEMKNREKNEKDHSGMPDLEQSALPLTEMLEKYEAAIISQAMAQSGGNKTKAAKLLGLSIRNLYYKLEKYRLE
- the spo0A gene encoding sporulation transcription factor Spo0A → MKKIKVCVVDDNRELVGLLEDYISSQEDMEVAGIAHNGQECLELLEEVRPDVLILDIIMPHLDGLAVLERMRELKNGPFPHVIMLTAFGQEDVTKKAVELGASYFILKPFDMEMLGSHIRTVNGKSASMARKGPSSSYRSSSDQKPRNLDASITTIIHEIGVPAHIKGYLYLREAISMVYNDIELLGSITKVLYPDIAKKYNTTASRVERAIRHAIEVAWSRGNIDSISSLFGYTVSMTKAKPTNSEFIAMVADKLRLEHKAS